From the genome of Halomonas sp. MCCC 1A13316, one region includes:
- a CDS encoding glycosyltransferase family 4 protein, whose product MKHVWILNHYAKHPDAAGGARHYQLARHLPAHGWSATLIASSVDHPSGEQRLAPDESWRLETCGDVRFLWLRTSSYRGNGGGRMKNMLEYAWQSIRPAHLAGLERPDLIIGSSVHPFAALAGWWLARRHRVPFVFEVRDLWPQTLIDMGRLREGAAVTRVLRRLETFLYRRARRVLTLLPRAVDYIAPLGVPEERVVWLSNGVDLAEFPAPSPPAPRPPEMPLSLMYFGSHGEANGLSDLLEAMAIVKADSVDGKVPVQLRLIGDGPAKNELMGQASRLGLDGRWLRFEPPVPKREIPALAREADAFVITVRDLPQLYRFGISMNKLFDYMAAARPVIIASAAINDPVAEAGAGITVPPEDPLALAEAIKRLVALSPEERARMGQAGRTHMEAVYDYRILAERLAGIMNDVMDEKQ is encoded by the coding sequence ATGAAACACGTCTGGATCCTGAACCACTATGCCAAGCACCCGGATGCGGCTGGCGGGGCTCGTCACTATCAGCTCGCCCGGCACCTGCCGGCACATGGCTGGAGCGCAACCTTAATTGCCTCCAGCGTCGATCATCCCAGCGGTGAGCAGCGGCTCGCGCCGGACGAGTCCTGGCGGCTGGAGACCTGCGGCGACGTGCGTTTCCTGTGGCTGCGCACCTCCAGCTACCGGGGCAACGGCGGTGGGCGCATGAAGAACATGCTGGAGTACGCCTGGCAGTCGATAAGGCCGGCGCACCTGGCGGGGCTAGAGCGGCCCGACTTGATCATCGGCTCGAGCGTGCATCCCTTCGCCGCCCTTGCCGGTTGGTGGCTGGCGCGTCGCCACCGGGTACCGTTCGTCTTCGAGGTACGCGACCTTTGGCCCCAGACCCTGATCGACATGGGCCGGCTACGGGAGGGGGCGGCGGTGACTCGGGTGCTACGCAGGCTGGAAACCTTCCTCTATCGCCGTGCCCGCCGCGTGCTCACTCTGCTGCCACGGGCGGTGGACTATATCGCTCCGCTGGGCGTACCCGAGGAGCGTGTGGTGTGGCTCTCCAACGGGGTCGATCTTGCCGAGTTTCCCGCACCGAGTCCGCCCGCGCCGCGGCCACCCGAGATGCCGCTTTCATTGATGTACTTCGGCAGCCACGGCGAAGCCAACGGGCTCTCCGACCTGCTGGAGGCCATGGCGATCGTCAAGGCGGACAGCGTCGATGGCAAGGTACCGGTGCAGCTGCGCCTGATCGGCGACGGACCGGCCAAGAATGAGCTGATGGGGCAGGCCAGTAGGTTGGGGCTGGATGGACGCTGGCTGCGCTTCGAACCGCCGGTGCCCAAGCGCGAGATTCCGGCGCTGGCCCGCGAGGCCGATGCCTTCGTGATCACGGTACGCGACCTGCCGCAGCTCTATCGCTTCGGTATCAGCATGAACAAATTGTTCGATTACATGGCCGCTGCGCGCCCCGTGATCATTGCCTCGGCGGCGATCAATGATCCGGTTGCCGAGGCCGGGGCCGGTATCACGGTCCCGCCCGAGGACCCGCTGGCCCTGGCCGAGGCGATCAAGCGGCTGGTGGCGCTGTCGCCCGAGGAGCGCGCACGCATGGGACAGGCTGGGCGGACCCATATGGAAGCCGTCTACGACTACCGGATCCTGGCCGAGCGCCTGGCCGGCATCATGAACGACGTCATGGATGAGAAGCAATGA
- a CDS encoding glycosyltransferase family 4 protein, which translates to MKVVHLTSAHPRYDTRIFHKQCRSLAADGYPVTLVVADGVGNEERDGVSIVDVGHLPGRLNRVVKTTRRVYERARELDADLYHLHDPELFPVGRRLKRLGKKVVYDAHEDLPRQMLAKHYLGKATRQVLSRGVEAYQRRVCRHFDVIVAATPYIRDRFSEFHPRVVDVNNFPMLGELDGAPDARLTASAGQPLGVCYVGGIAEVRGIREIVRAMELVEQECRLQLAGDFKTLALEQEVMTYAGWARVEPHGYLDRAGVRRVMASSIAGLVTLHPIINYLDALPVKMFEYMSAGLPVIASNFPLWREIVEGSDCGLCVDPLDPAAIADAIDYIVTHPERAREMGKNGQRAVTEHYNWEQEERKLLDTYRGLSR; encoded by the coding sequence ATGAAAGTGGTTCACCTGACTTCCGCCCATCCGCGCTATGACACGCGTATCTTCCACAAGCAGTGCCGCTCGCTGGCCGCCGACGGCTATCCGGTGACGCTGGTCGTCGCTGATGGCGTGGGTAACGAGGAGCGCGATGGGGTTTCCATCGTCGACGTGGGGCACCTGCCCGGACGTCTCAATCGTGTCGTCAAGACCACGCGTCGCGTCTATGAGCGGGCCAGAGAGCTGGATGCCGACCTCTACCACCTGCATGATCCCGAGCTGTTCCCGGTGGGGCGGCGCTTGAAGCGGCTTGGCAAGAAGGTGGTCTATGACGCCCATGAGGACCTGCCGCGCCAGATGCTGGCCAAGCACTATCTGGGCAAGGCCACCCGGCAAGTGCTTTCGCGCGGTGTCGAGGCCTATCAGCGGCGAGTCTGCCGTCATTTCGATGTCATCGTGGCGGCGACGCCCTACATCCGCGATCGTTTCAGCGAGTTCCATCCCCGAGTCGTGGACGTCAATAATTTTCCCATGCTGGGCGAACTCGACGGCGCGCCCGATGCGCGCCTGACCGCTAGTGCGGGTCAGCCGCTGGGGGTGTGCTATGTGGGCGGCATCGCCGAGGTCCGCGGCATTCGTGAGATCGTACGGGCGATGGAGCTGGTCGAGCAGGAATGCCGGCTGCAGCTCGCCGGCGATTTCAAGACGCTCGCTCTCGAGCAGGAGGTGATGACCTACGCCGGCTGGGCACGGGTCGAGCCACACGGCTACCTCGATCGTGCCGGTGTGCGCCGGGTCATGGCCAGTTCGATCGCCGGCCTGGTGACGCTCCACCCCATCATCAACTACCTCGATGCCTTGCCGGTGAAGATGTTCGAGTACATGAGCGCCGGTCTGCCGGTGATCGCCTCGAATTTCCCGCTCTGGCGCGAGATCGTCGAAGGCAGCGATTGCGGGCTGTGCGTGGACCCGCTCGATCCCGCTGCGATCGCCGATGCCATCGATTACATCGTGACCCATCCCGAACGTGCCCGTGAAATGGGCAAGAACGGCCAGCGGGCCGTGACCGAGCACTACAACTGGGAGCAGGAGGAACGCAAGCTGCTGGATACCTATCGCGGCCTTTCCCGCTGA
- a CDS encoding polysaccharide deacetylase family protein has translation MTDNLTVVASGVSSSEPVLAWLEQILQERFGLPLKLERDGPERLYLRHAEAPGHVLFDRLQPGFYLAGGELPHCQWDATAEGFRAPLDLPLPAPGAASLPQPLVEPMAGGLTIHYDILGMTYWMLSRQEEVDAQVLDRHCRFPASASHAGRHGYLDRPVVDEWLAVLGQVIQRQWPGIQLRQHVFEQRPTHDVDRPSRYGFARDIKLARAMLGDVLLHRRPQALLVGPWVRLSTRRRLHSLDPLNTFDWLMDVSERHGLTSAFYFICGRTDPRKDADYEPEHPAMRDLMRRMHARGHEIGLHPSYHTFRNPKELANEAVRLHRVCAEEGIEQAQWGGRMHYLRWQMPLTLQGYVQAGLDYDTTLGYAESPGFRCGTCFDYPAFDPVKGEPLALRIRPLIAMEASVISPLYLGLGTGEEAFECFSRLKARCRAIGGVFTLLWHNSELTTTAQRELYERVLAD, from the coding sequence GTGACGGATAATCTGACCGTGGTTGCTTCGGGTGTCAGCTCGAGTGAGCCGGTCCTTGCCTGGCTGGAACAGATACTGCAGGAACGCTTCGGACTGCCGTTGAAGCTGGAACGCGATGGGCCGGAACGGCTCTATCTTCGCCACGCCGAGGCACCGGGACACGTCCTTTTCGATCGGCTGCAGCCGGGGTTCTATCTGGCTGGCGGAGAGCTTCCACACTGTCAGTGGGATGCGACGGCCGAAGGTTTCCGCGCGCCGCTCGACCTGCCGTTGCCGGCCCCGGGTGCCGCCAGCCTGCCGCAGCCGCTGGTCGAGCCGATGGCGGGAGGACTGACGATTCACTACGACATCCTCGGCATGACCTATTGGATGCTGTCGCGGCAGGAGGAGGTCGACGCTCAGGTCCTCGATCGCCATTGCCGCTTCCCCGCCAGTGCTTCCCATGCCGGCCGCCACGGCTATCTGGACAGGCCCGTGGTCGATGAATGGCTGGCGGTGCTCGGTCAGGTGATTCAACGCCAGTGGCCGGGGATACAGCTGCGCCAGCACGTGTTCGAACAGCGCCCGACCCACGATGTCGATCGTCCCAGCCGCTACGGCTTCGCCCGTGACATCAAGCTAGCGCGGGCGATGCTGGGCGACGTCCTGTTGCATCGCCGCCCACAGGCGCTGCTGGTCGGTCCCTGGGTTCGGTTGAGTACCCGCCGTCGGCTGCATTCGCTGGACCCGCTCAATACCTTTGATTGGCTGATGGACGTCTCCGAGCGTCATGGCCTGACCAGCGCCTTCTACTTCATTTGCGGCCGAACCGATCCGCGCAAGGATGCCGACTACGAGCCGGAGCATCCGGCCATGCGTGATCTGATGCGACGCATGCATGCGCGCGGCCATGAGATCGGTCTGCACCCCAGCTACCACACCTTCCGCAACCCCAAGGAGCTGGCCAACGAGGCCGTGCGCTTGCATCGGGTGTGCGCCGAGGAGGGAATCGAGCAGGCGCAGTGGGGCGGGCGCATGCACTACCTGCGCTGGCAAATGCCGCTGACGCTGCAGGGCTACGTGCAGGCCGGCCTGGACTACGACACCACGCTGGGTTACGCCGAATCGCCCGGGTTTCGCTGTGGCACCTGCTTTGATTATCCGGCTTTCGACCCGGTCAAGGGTGAGCCCTTGGCGCTGCGCATCCGGCCGCTTATCGCCATGGAGGCTTCGGTGATCTCACCGCTCTATCTCGGGCTCGGCACAGGGGAGGAGGCCTTCGAGTGCTTCAGCAGGCTCAAGGCGCGCTGCCGCGCCATAGGCGGTGTCTTCACCTTGCTGTGGCACAACTCGGAACTGACCACGACGGCCCAGCGCGAGCTCTACGAGCGCGTGCTGGCCGACTGA
- a CDS encoding GNAT family N-acetyltransferase: MHKRTDPLFHPGWIRFNEQRWDLTAESLSFTPDKGDGWRLDTVLYRNHQGRLVTPPRNPHLPIDFQCAGERPASRNRRKRLALTRLAEYLQQCEFGGSLSLSSVADDVRPFEWANMAARPRFTYHLDIATREDAIDPNARKKARKCRRLGYHCEVTEDYHAVADCLAGPEARKGFDYRLDAAELSRLAELMGPEHFVCFLARSTEGEAMGTRVCLYMPGGHALAWSAGMKTEAMKDGVNNLVAEEALNFFERQGCTVFDFIGANIAPVAEMKEAWGGRLVCHYTISQRGIRQLAREAYVTARTLMKRESK, from the coding sequence ATGCACAAGAGAACCGACCCGCTGTTCCATCCCGGATGGATCCGGTTCAACGAGCAACGCTGGGATCTGACGGCCGAATCGTTGTCATTCACTCCCGACAAGGGTGATGGCTGGCGGCTCGATACGGTGCTCTACCGTAACCATCAGGGTCGCCTGGTGACGCCGCCGCGCAACCCTCATCTGCCGATCGACTTCCAGTGCGCCGGCGAGCGGCCCGCCTCGCGTAATCGGCGTAAACGTCTGGCCCTGACCCGGCTGGCCGAATACCTGCAGCAGTGCGAGTTCGGTGGCAGCTTGAGCCTCTCCTCGGTGGCTGACGACGTGCGTCCCTTCGAGTGGGCCAACATGGCGGCACGCCCGCGCTTCACCTACCACTTGGACATCGCCACGCGCGAAGACGCCATCGACCCCAACGCGCGCAAGAAGGCGCGCAAATGCCGCCGGCTCGGCTATCACTGCGAAGTCACCGAGGACTACCACGCGGTGGCCGACTGCCTGGCGGGCCCGGAGGCCCGCAAGGGGTTCGACTATCGCCTGGATGCCGCTGAACTCTCACGCCTGGCCGAGCTGATGGGGCCGGAGCATTTCGTCTGCTTCCTGGCACGTAGTACTGAGGGCGAGGCGATGGGTACGCGGGTCTGTCTGTACATGCCGGGGGGCCATGCCTTGGCATGGTCGGCGGGGATGAAGACCGAAGCCATGAAGGACGGCGTCAACAACCTGGTCGCAGAGGAGGCGCTGAATTTCTTCGAACGCCAAGGCTGCACCGTCTTCGACTTCATCGGCGCCAACATTGCGCCGGTGGCGGAGATGAAAGAGGCATGGGGCGGGCGACTGGTATGCCACTACACGATCAGCCAGCGGGGCATTCGTCAGCTGGCCCGAGAGGCATACGTCACGGCCCGCACACTGATGAAGAGGGAATCCAAGTGA
- a CDS encoding GNAT family N-acetyltransferase yields the protein MKRFIKHARALVTGLRVIRDSLIMANRLARCEPVQAGAILYRGMRKHEYEEAMALYVALHDGRRLAWPQRLIFRLAGDKLLFVAAVEESNATQVVGIDMFYVNARDRAEHTVHEGFIGVRPDIAGKGVATELRKLAIEHFGRHGLEGVSSRISTDNAPSLVSAKKLGFVPVERYHDTAMRAERLYLIRWFQEGH from the coding sequence ATGAAACGTTTTATCAAGCATGCGAGAGCACTCGTCACTGGGCTTCGTGTGATACGCGATAGTCTGATTATGGCCAACCGTTTGGCGAGGTGTGAGCCCGTCCAGGCGGGAGCGATCTTGTATCGCGGCATGCGGAAACATGAATACGAAGAGGCTATGGCGCTCTATGTCGCGCTACATGACGGCAGGCGATTGGCTTGGCCACAGCGGCTGATTTTTCGACTTGCAGGCGACAAGCTGCTGTTTGTCGCGGCAGTCGAAGAGTCCAACGCCACGCAAGTGGTTGGAATCGACATGTTCTATGTGAATGCCCGGGATCGAGCCGAGCATACCGTGCATGAAGGGTTTATCGGGGTGAGGCCGGACATTGCCGGAAAAGGCGTGGCAACTGAGCTCAGAAAGTTGGCAATAGAACACTTCGGGCGACACGGGCTCGAGGGCGTCTCATCGCGTATTTCGACGGACAATGCTCCTTCGCTCGTATCGGCGAAAAAGCTGGGGTTCGTGCCGGTCGAACGCTACCACGACACCGCTATGCGGGCCGAACGCCTGTATCTCATTCGCTGGTTCCAGGAAGGACATTGA
- a CDS encoding lipopolysaccharide biosynthesis protein yields MLNRLVIPARRLLPTHAFARGVSVLVGGTAGAQLLTIAAAPLLTRLYTPEDFGLLAVFTAFLALFTVLAAGRYELAIPLPEDDQDAANLALLGLLCIVVTTVLAAFGVLFWSAPIALALGLPDLASYLWLVPFGILLIGTYQVFNKWAVRVGRFDQIARTRIWQALGTLGMQIGASPLGPVGLLGGQAAGQGVGATGLALSALSRPEFRRCSLVDIVFQARRYKNFPIYSTWTGLFNTGSLQLAPIVFVALYGATVAGLYGLTLRILTMPVSLIGQAVGNVFLSHAPEARRRNELPALVESLHRKLAILGIPPLVSLMIIGPEFFANIFGEEWRKAGIYAQWMLPWLYIQFQWSPLSMLASVLELQRDAMLAQLFMLVARFGLLFGLFVAGAEADTAILAFAVVSAVVYLLQQAWFFAKVDVSFARSMRFELVNLAMFSLLSLPLIVLYLRESLSLAWFIAGMVPLSAGWVWLRIRHEAVPPFGSQAA; encoded by the coding sequence GTGCTGAATCGGCTCGTCATACCGGCAAGACGTCTGCTACCGACCCATGCCTTCGCCCGTGGGGTCAGCGTGTTGGTGGGCGGCACGGCGGGGGCACAACTGCTGACCATCGCCGCCGCGCCGCTGCTGACCCGGCTGTATACCCCGGAGGATTTCGGCCTGCTGGCTGTCTTCACCGCCTTCCTGGCACTTTTTACGGTGTTGGCTGCCGGGCGCTACGAGCTGGCGATTCCGTTACCCGAGGATGATCAGGATGCGGCCAACCTGGCGTTGCTCGGGCTGCTCTGTATCGTGGTAACAACGGTCCTTGCGGCATTCGGCGTGTTGTTTTGGTCCGCGCCAATCGCTTTAGCGCTCGGCCTCCCCGATCTTGCGTCTTACTTGTGGCTGGTGCCCTTTGGCATCCTGCTCATTGGCACCTACCAAGTGTTCAACAAGTGGGCAGTGAGAGTCGGGCGCTTCGACCAGATAGCGCGCACGCGGATCTGGCAGGCGCTGGGTACACTGGGCATGCAGATTGGCGCCTCACCGTTGGGGCCGGTCGGTCTGCTGGGCGGCCAGGCGGCCGGCCAAGGCGTCGGCGCCACCGGGCTGGCACTATCCGCGCTGTCTCGTCCCGAGTTTCGACGCTGTTCTTTAGTGGACATTGTGTTTCAGGCACGGCGTTACAAGAACTTTCCGATCTACTCGACCTGGACCGGCCTGTTCAATACCGGCAGCCTACAGTTGGCGCCAATCGTCTTCGTCGCGCTCTACGGAGCCACGGTTGCCGGTTTGTATGGCTTGACGCTGCGTATCCTGACGATGCCGGTCAGTCTGATAGGGCAGGCTGTGGGTAATGTCTTCCTGTCGCACGCGCCGGAAGCCAGACGCAGGAATGAGCTACCTGCGCTGGTTGAGTCGTTACACAGGAAACTCGCTATCCTGGGAATTCCGCCTCTGGTTTCCCTCATGATCATCGGCCCCGAATTCTTCGCGAACATTTTCGGCGAAGAATGGAGAAAGGCGGGTATTTATGCCCAGTGGATGCTGCCTTGGCTGTATATCCAGTTTCAATGGTCGCCATTGTCCATGCTGGCGAGCGTTCTTGAGCTTCAGCGCGATGCCATGTTGGCTCAGCTATTTATGCTCGTGGCGCGTTTCGGTTTGTTGTTTGGACTCTTTGTTGCAGGAGCTGAGGCGGATACGGCGATTCTTGCTTTCGCCGTGGTCAGTGCCGTCGTCTATCTGCTCCAACAGGCATGGTTCTTCGCCAAGGTCGACGTTTCGTTCGCACGCAGTATGCGTTTCGAGCTGGTGAACCTGGCCATGTTCTCGCTTCTTTCTCTGCCGTTGATCGTACTGTATCTCCGTGAAAGCCTTTCCCTAGCCTGGTTTATCGCCGGCATGGTGCCTTTATCGGCAGGCTGGGTGTGGTTGCGCATTCGTCACGAGGCGGTTCCTCCCTTCGGCAGCCAGGCGGCGTGA
- a CDS encoding DegT/DnrJ/EryC1/StrS family aminotransferase produces the protein MDFIDLKAQQVRIRERINAGIRNVLEHGKYILGPEVEELEMRLADYVGVRHCITCANGTDALQIAQMALGIAPGDEVITPGFTYIATAETVALLGARPVYVDVDPRTYLLDPGKLEAAITPRTRAIVPVSLYGQCADMDAINEIAQRHGIPVIEDGAQSFGATYRGRRSCSLSQIATTSFFPSKPLGCYGDGGALFTDDDELAKVLRQIARHGQGRRYYHVRIGVNSRLDTLQAAILLPKLGILDEELKLREQVAERYGRLLRAHGFASPHVEDHNTSAYAQYTVEVDDREVVVARLAEAGIPTAVHYPIPLNKQPAVADPGVDLPIGNAASRRVVNLPMHPYLTAEDQERIVTALGEAVA, from the coding sequence ATGGATTTCATCGACCTCAAGGCCCAGCAGGTGCGCATCCGGGAGCGTATCAACGCCGGAATCCGCAACGTACTGGAGCATGGCAAGTACATCCTTGGGCCCGAGGTGGAAGAGCTGGAGATGCGTCTGGCCGACTACGTCGGCGTGCGCCACTGCATCACCTGTGCCAACGGCACCGACGCGTTGCAGATCGCTCAGATGGCGTTGGGCATCGCACCCGGCGACGAGGTGATCACTCCGGGCTTCACCTATATCGCCACTGCCGAGACGGTGGCGCTGCTTGGGGCACGCCCCGTCTATGTCGACGTCGACCCGCGTACTTACCTGCTCGACCCGGGGAAGCTGGAGGCCGCCATCACACCGCGCACGCGCGCGATCGTTCCGGTGTCGCTGTATGGCCAGTGTGCCGACATGGATGCCATCAACGAGATTGCCCAACGTCATGGCATTCCGGTGATCGAGGACGGAGCCCAGAGTTTCGGGGCCACCTATCGCGGACGTCGCTCGTGCAGCCTGTCGCAGATCGCCACGACTTCCTTCTTCCCCAGCAAACCGCTGGGTTGCTACGGCGACGGCGGGGCACTGTTCACCGACGACGACGAACTGGCCAAGGTGCTGCGCCAGATCGCCCGTCACGGCCAGGGGCGGCGTTACTACCACGTCCGGATCGGTGTCAACAGCCGCCTGGACACGCTGCAAGCCGCTATCCTGCTGCCCAAGCTTGGCATCCTCGATGAGGAGCTCAAGCTGCGTGAGCAGGTCGCCGAGCGCTATGGCCGCCTGCTGCGTGCACACGGCTTCGCGTCGCCCCATGTGGAAGACCACAACACCAGCGCATACGCTCAGTACACGGTGGAGGTCGACGATCGCGAGGTGGTAGTCGCGCGCCTGGCTGAGGCCGGCATTCCCACCGCCGTGCATTACCCGATCCCGCTCAACAAGCAGCCGGCGGTGGCCGACCCGGGGGTCGACCTGCCGATCGGTAATGCGGCCTCGCGTCGTGTGGTCAACCTGCCGATGCATCCGTACCTCACGGCAGAAGATCAGGAGCGCATTGTCACGGCGCTCGGGGAAGCGGTTGCCTGA
- a CDS encoding Gfo/Idh/MocA family oxidoreductase produces the protein MKYFALIGAAGYIAPRHMKAIKETGNHLAMAYDTNDSVGIIDSISPESEFYTEFERFLESAWQRKRDPYTALDYVSVCSPNHLHHAHVAAGLRLGCNVICEKPLVPTPAVLDELGKVEQETGRRVFNILQLRHHPAIVELKERVADTPRDDKYDVELTYITSRGKWYHESWKGDPRKSFGVATNIGVHFFDMLHYVFGDLERNVVHFLDEHRAAGYLEYQKARVRWFLSIDSNDLPSSVQGQQTTYRSILCEGREIEFSGGFTDLHTVSYQEILAGRGFGLDSARHCIETVDTIRNASLEIPARNEAHPCLKRHLM, from the coding sequence ATGAAATACTTCGCTCTGATCGGCGCCGCCGGCTATATCGCTCCGCGTCACATGAAGGCCATCAAGGAGACCGGCAATCACCTGGCCATGGCCTACGACACCAACGATTCGGTGGGCATCATCGATTCGATCTCGCCGGAGAGCGAGTTCTACACCGAGTTCGAGCGCTTCCTCGAGAGCGCCTGGCAGCGCAAGCGCGACCCCTACACGGCGCTCGATTACGTCTCGGTATGCTCGCCCAACCACCTGCATCATGCCCATGTCGCCGCCGGCCTGCGGCTGGGCTGCAACGTCATCTGCGAAAAGCCGCTGGTACCCACGCCGGCCGTGCTCGACGAGCTCGGCAAGGTCGAGCAGGAAACCGGCCGGCGGGTATTCAACATTCTGCAACTGCGCCACCACCCGGCCATCGTCGAGCTCAAGGAGCGCGTGGCCGATACGCCCCGAGACGACAAATACGACGTCGAGCTCACCTACATCACGTCACGCGGCAAGTGGTACCACGAGAGCTGGAAGGGCGACCCGCGCAAGTCCTTCGGTGTGGCGACCAACATCGGCGTGCACTTTTTTGACATGCTGCACTACGTGTTCGGCGATCTCGAGCGCAACGTCGTTCATTTCCTGGACGAGCATCGCGCCGCGGGCTATCTCGAATATCAGAAGGCACGGGTGCGCTGGTTCCTGTCGATCGACAGCAACGACCTGCCGAGCAGCGTGCAGGGGCAGCAGACCACCTACCGTTCGATCCTCTGCGAAGGCCGCGAGATCGAGTTCTCGGGTGGCTTCACCGACCTGCACACCGTCTCCTACCAGGAGATACTGGCCGGCCGCGGCTTCGGCCTCGACAGTGCTCGTCACTGCATCGAGACAGTCGATACGATCCGCAATGCTTCCCTGGAAATACCTGCCCGCAACGAGGCGCACCCCTGCCTCAAGCGGCACTTGATGTGA